The Coccinella septempunctata chromosome X, icCocSept1.1, whole genome shotgun sequence nucleotide sequence ACACAGCGCAAGAAAAAAATAACACACGGATGACGGTAGATACAATGTCACGCATCTGACGCACAAACGATCAATCAAAAACAACTACTAAACAGTAGTTCACCTCAACGGCACTTGAATTGTCTGAACAAGGAAATCAAATTATTATAAGATTGGTGTAATCCCTGAGTATCACTCCTATGATTGACGGTATCGTGCAAATTAATATGTATCATCTCGCTTAAATTTCTTTTCATCCAGTTTTTCTCCCCATCCAAAACTGAAATCTGCTGGAAGTCGAATTGGTGTCCTGTACTGAAAGAGTGCAAAGCCAGTGCTGTTTTACCTTCTTTATCTCTGAACTTCTCATGgcaatcatttttatgttgtctGACCCTACTTGAGAGCAACTGTTTCGTCTGTCCTATATAGCATCTATTACAACCTGCGCAGGGAATCTTGTACACCACATTAGAACGATCAAGAGTCCCAGCTCTGTCTTCCAACTTGGAAAAGAGAGATCTGACACTCTTTAGATTGTAAAATGCCAGCCTGGAATTTGTGGACACTCTACGGATCGAGTTAGATATCTTGGAAGACAATTTTGGCACGAAAGGAAACCTAAAATAACTACGTGTCTCCTTTGTTTCGCCCAATTGGTGTCTGCTCGGTGAAGGCTTGTACTCGTTGATGATTCTATTAACCAGAAGAGAGGGATAAGCATTGACTTtcaatatttgttttatttctttcaaattttcatggtgAAATTCACTGCTGCTCAGATTGATACCCCTGTGTAGCAAATTTTTTATGacggaaattttatattttctgcATGTGTCTGATCTATAATTCAACAGTCTTCCAGAGCTGGTAGGTTTCATGCACCACCGTGTACTCAACGTTCCGTCTGCTCTCCTTCTTACCCTGACATCTAAGAACGATAACTCATTGTCTTTTTCACGTTCTATAGTGAACTGTATGCGAGGATGGTATGCATTGAAAGTTTCCAATAGATAATCTACGCTGTCAGATGGAATAATCAAAAAAGTATCATCCACGTAAAGTTTAAGGATGGTTACGACAAATTTCATGTTTTTCAAACATTCAAAGATGATCTCGGTCATCACTAGATTCGCTAAAGACGGACCCGCCGGATTACCCATGGTGGACCCATCCTTTTGCTCATAAAATACACCATCAACTAACTTTTGTGTTTTCATAATCTGATGCGATCCAGAACTGCTACCCCAAAAAATAATACCATAACTTAATTGTGACTGGAACATAGCATAGTAAACCGCTTTTTATACATCAATATCCACCTGATCTCTAGGAACCCTCAAGGCAAAAATAACCGATTTTAATTTCTTATTAGTTTCTTCAACATGGgtatgatatttcatgaaactaTCTATATGAATTCCCAGAAACTTAACACATTCGCTGATTGGTACTTCATCGTTACTGTAGTTTATGCTTTCTGGATAGCTATGATTGGTTCTATCAGTCTTAAAAATAATACATTGGGTCTTATCATTATTAGTTACTAGCTGATTTTCAATACACCATTCATTTACTTTATCCATAGCATCCTTAAATTCATAATCTCATAAAATCCCATTTTGAAGTGCTGGGTATGAAGAGGAAAAGAAAAAAGTCTATAAAGCACTTCAGTGGTGGAACcttgtattcaaatcat carries:
- the LOC123322400 gene encoding uncharacterized protein LOC123322400: MGNPAGPSLANLVMTEIIFECLKNMKFVVTILKLYVDDTFLIIPSDSVDYLLETFNAYHPRIQFTIEREKDNELSFLDVRVRRRADGTLSTRWCMKPTSSGRLLNYRSDTCRKYKISVIKNLLHRGINLSSSEFHHENLKEIKQILKVNAYPSLLVNRIINEYKPSPSRHQLGETKETRSYFRFPFVPKLSSKISNSIRRVSTNSRLAFYNLKSVRSLFSKLEDRAGTLDRSNVVYKIPCAGCNRCYIGQTKQLLSSRVRQHKNDCHEKFRDKEGKTALALHSFSTGHQFDFQQISVLDGEKNWMKRNLSEMIHINLHDTVNHRSDTQGLHQSYNNLISLFRQFKCR